A genomic segment from Sulfitobacter mediterraneus encodes:
- the moaC gene encoding cyclic pyranopterin monophosphate synthase MoaC, translating to MALTHFDAKGDAHMVDVSGKDITSRIAVAEGHIKMQRETFEIITEGRAKKGDVLGVARLAGIMAAKRTADLIPLCHPLPITKVSVDLEPDDSLPGIRITATVKTTGQTGVEMEALTAASTAALTVYDMSKAVDKSMEIGGIRVVLKDGGKSGRYEASE from the coding sequence ATGGCTCTCACGCATTTTGACGCCAAGGGCGACGCCCATATGGTGGATGTCTCAGGCAAGGACATCACATCACGCATCGCCGTGGCCGAGGGTCATATCAAGATGCAGCGCGAAACCTTTGAAATCATTACCGAAGGCCGTGCCAAGAAAGGCGACGTTCTCGGTGTCGCACGACTGGCCGGTATCATGGCGGCGAAACGCACCGCCGATCTGATCCCGCTGTGCCATCCTTTGCCGATCACCAAGGTCAGCGTCGATCTGGAGCCGGATGATAGCCTGCCCGGCATCCGCATCACCGCCACTGTCAAGACAACCGGCCAAACCGGCGTTGAAATGGAAGCGCTCACCGCCGCCTCCACCGCCGCACTTACGGTTTATGACATGTCCAAAGCGGTCGATAAATCCATGGAGATCGGCGGCATTCGGGTCGTGCTGAAAGACGGCGGGAAATCAGGGCGTTACGAGGCATCCGAATGA
- the trpC gene encoding indole-3-glycerol phosphate synthase TrpC, translating into MTDTILDKIKAYKLEEVAADKAAKPLSEVEAEAQAASPVRPFSEALFEASLQGYGLIAEIKKASPSKGLIRADFDPAALAQAYAAGGATCLSVLTDTPSFQGAKDYLVEARAACDLPALRKDFMYDTYQVAEARALGADCILIIMASVSDAQAAELEDAAAQWGMDALIEVHDAEELERATRLKSRMIGINNRNLKTFETSLDVTRTLSKQVPGDRMMVSESGLNTPEDLADMARFGARVFLIGESLMRQEDVEIATRDLLADPLTAGGM; encoded by the coding sequence ATGACCGATACCATTCTCGACAAGATCAAAGCCTACAAGCTGGAAGAAGTTGCCGCCGACAAGGCCGCAAAACCCCTCAGCGAAGTTGAAGCCGAAGCGCAGGCCGCCAGCCCCGTGCGCCCCTTTTCAGAGGCACTCTTTGAGGCATCCCTACAAGGCTATGGCCTGATCGCTGAAATCAAGAAAGCCAGCCCGTCCAAAGGCTTGATCCGCGCCGACTTCGACCCGGCCGCATTGGCGCAGGCCTATGCCGCAGGCGGCGCAACCTGTTTGTCGGTTCTGACCGACACGCCCAGTTTTCAAGGCGCCAAGGACTATCTGGTCGAGGCCCGCGCAGCCTGCGATCTGCCCGCGCTGCGAAAGGATTTCATGTATGACACCTATCAGGTTGCCGAAGCGCGGGCGCTGGGGGCAGATTGTATCCTGATCATCATGGCTTCCGTTTCTGATGCCCAAGCCGCCGAATTGGAGGATGCCGCGGCCCAATGGGGCATGGATGCACTGATTGAAGTGCATGACGCCGAAGAACTGGAGCGCGCCACCCGTCTCAAAAGCCGCATGATCGGCATAAACAATCGCAATCTCAAGACTTTCGAGACCTCTCTTGATGTGACCCGCACCCTGTCCAAACAGGTGCCGGGGGACCGGATGATGGTCTCGGAATCGGGCTTGAACACACCCGAAGATCTGGCCGATATGGCCCGCTTTGGCGCCCGGGTGTTCCTGATCGGCGAAAGCCTGATGCGGCAAGAAGATGTCGAGATCGCCACCCGTGATCTGCTTGCCGATCCCCTGACCGCCGGAGGCATGTGA
- a CDS encoding uracil-DNA glycosylase: protein MTALDVSNLGAWSDLPFFETTLPRIEAALAAEERPVFPPAKAVFNALERCQPEDTRVVILGQDPYHTPGKADGLAFSIPQDFGGRLDSLGNIFKEIETDLGQVRTRTDLQDWADQGVLLLNTALTVPQGAAKAHAKLGWSVLVQEVLAKLADRPRVYLLWGGPAQKIGRHIDPHQNLKIETAHPSPLSVYRGFFGARPFSRSNAWLQARGMGVINWANP, encoded by the coding sequence ATGACCGCCCTTGATGTCAGCAATCTCGGGGCGTGGTCCGACCTGCCCTTTTTTGAGACAACTTTGCCAAGGATCGAAGCCGCCCTTGCCGCCGAAGAGCGCCCCGTCTTTCCGCCAGCCAAGGCGGTCTTTAACGCCTTGGAACGCTGCCAGCCAGAAGACACCCGCGTCGTGATCCTTGGCCAGGATCCCTACCACACACCGGGCAAGGCCGATGGTCTGGCTTTCTCCATCCCCCAAGACTTTGGCGGGAGGCTCGACAGTCTTGGCAATATTTTCAAAGAGATAGAGACCGATCTTGGTCAGGTTCGCACCAGAACCGACTTGCAAGACTGGGCCGATCAGGGCGTTCTGCTGCTGAACACCGCGCTCACCGTGCCGCAGGGCGCGGCCAAGGCGCACGCCAAGCTGGGATGGTCCGTGCTGGTCCAAGAGGTCTTGGCCAAACTCGCAGATCGCCCCCGCGTGTATCTGCTTTGGGGCGGACCGGCGCAGAAGATCGGGCGCCACATCGACCCCCATCAGAATCTCAAGATCGAAACGGCCCATCCCTCCCCCCTGTCTGTATATCGTGGATTTTTTGGCGCACGCCCCTTCAGCCGCAGCAATGCATGGTTGCAGGCCCGCGGCATGGGGGTCATAAACTGGGCCAACCCATGA
- the lexA gene encoding transcriptional repressor LexA has translation MLTKKQLDLLAFIHKRVQRDGVPPSFDEMKLALDLRSKSGIHRLITALEERGFIRRLAHRARAIEVVKLPESLGGTPNAGFTPKVIDGDRPDGPPPATALQTHTAQAVDLPVMGRIAAGVPIEAINQMTHSVAVPGGMLSGNGQHYALEVKGDSMIEAGINDGDVVVIRETNVADDGDIVVALVEDSEATLKRFKRSGSSIALEAANPAYETRVLPSDMVKVQGRLVGLIRTY, from the coding sequence ATGTTGACGAAAAAGCAACTCGATCTTCTGGCCTTTATTCACAAACGGGTGCAGCGCGATGGCGTGCCGCCCAGCTTTGATGAGATGAAGCTGGCGTTGGATCTGCGGTCGAAATCGGGCATTCACCGGCTGATCACAGCCCTTGAAGAGCGCGGATTCATCCGCCGTCTGGCACATCGCGCCCGTGCGATCGAGGTTGTCAAACTTCCAGAAAGCCTTGGCGGCACGCCGAATGCCGGGTTCACACCCAAGGTCATTGATGGCGATCGGCCCGATGGCCCGCCGCCAGCGACAGCCCTGCAAACGCACACGGCGCAGGCCGTCGATCTGCCCGTTATGGGCCGCATCGCGGCAGGTGTGCCGATTGAGGCGATCAACCAGATGACCCATTCCGTGGCTGTGCCGGGCGGTATGCTGTCGGGCAACGGACAGCACTATGCCCTTGAAGTCAAAGGCGATTCCATGATCGAGGCCGGCATCAACGATGGCGATGTGGTGGTGATCCGCGAAACCAATGTGGCCGATGATGGTGACATCGTCGTGGCCCTTGTCGAAGACAGTGAAGCGACGCTCAAACGTTTCAAACGCTCCGGCAGTTCCATCGCGCTTGAGGCTGCCAACCCCGCTTATGAAACGCGGGTATTGCCCTCTGACATGGTCAAGGTGCAGGGGCGGCTGGTCGGTCTGATCCGCACCTATTGA
- a CDS encoding molybdopterin molybdotransferase MoeA: MIPVAEALQQLLDLASPLDVEDVPLRQAAGRVLARDVVAARTQPPFAASSMDGYALRRAEVEPDAMFKVIGEAAAGHRFKGTLKAGQAVRIFTGAPIPEGADFVVIQEDTTRRGDLITLGHKVGIKDNIRPAGGDFAKGQKVSAPLLLRPADIALLAAMNIARVPVARKPVVAILATGDELVQPGETPAEDQIVASNSYGLAAMFESKGAQVRLLPVARDNAASLKQAFTLAKGADLIVTIGGASVGDHDLVAPVAAEIGMQQSFYKVAMRPGKPLMAGTLGNAVMLGLPGNPVSAMVCGTIFGVPLLRKMLGLGSDPLPMQEAPLGVDLPQNGPRAHYMRAHLRDGVLFPDDRQDSSLLSVLATADALMVRPVDEPPRKAGDRAEYIAI; encoded by the coding sequence ATGATCCCTGTCGCCGAGGCGCTGCAACAACTTTTGGATCTGGCCTCACCCCTTGATGTCGAAGACGTGCCACTGCGCCAGGCCGCCGGACGGGTATTGGCCCGTGACGTGGTCGCGGCCCGAACACAGCCGCCTTTTGCCGCGTCCTCCATGGATGGCTATGCGCTGCGCCGCGCCGAGGTTGAACCCGACGCGATGTTCAAGGTCATTGGCGAGGCGGCGGCGGGCCATCGGTTCAAGGGCACGCTCAAAGCCGGACAAGCGGTGCGTATCTTTACCGGTGCCCCCATCCCCGAAGGCGCAGATTTTGTTGTTATTCAAGAAGATACAACGCGCCGCGGTGATCTGATCACATTGGGTCACAAGGTCGGAATCAAAGATAACATACGTCCGGCTGGTGGCGATTTTGCCAAGGGGCAAAAGGTCTCTGCCCCCCTGCTGTTGCGCCCTGCCGATATTGCCTTGCTGGCGGCCATGAACATTGCCCGCGTGCCGGTCGCCCGCAAACCCGTCGTTGCGATCCTCGCCACGGGGGATGAATTGGTGCAACCGGGCGAGACACCGGCCGAAGATCAGATTGTTGCCTCAAACAGTTATGGCCTGGCAGCCATGTTCGAAAGCAAAGGCGCTCAGGTTCGACTGCTGCCCGTGGCCCGCGACAATGCGGCCTCTCTCAAGCAGGCCTTTACGCTGGCCAAGGGTGCGGATCTGATTGTGACCATCGGTGGCGCTTCTGTTGGTGATCACGATCTGGTTGCGCCAGTTGCTGCCGAAATCGGAATGCAGCAAAGCTTTTACAAAGTGGCCATGCGCCCCGGCAAACCGCTGATGGCGGGCACCTTGGGCAATGCGGTTATGCTGGGCCTGCCGGGCAATCCGGTGTCTGCGATGGTCTGCGGTACGATCTTTGGGGTGCCGCTCCTGCGTAAGATGTTAGGGCTTGGGTCCGATCCCCTGCCGATGCAGGAGGCGCCGCTGGGCGTCGACCTGCCGCAAAACGGCCCTCGCGCCCATTACATGCGCGCCCATTTGCGCGATGGCGTACTTTTCCCGGATGACAGGCAAGACAGCTCTCTTCTGTCGGTACTGGCCACAGCAGATGCCTTGATGGTACGCCCCGTGGACGAGCCCCCCCGCAAAGCGGGCGATCGCGCAGAATACATCGCGATATAA